The nucleotide sequence GTCCCCGTTGCCTGGATTGTTGTAGCGCCCCACCCAGTATTGGAGCCCTGCGGGCGCATACACCACCGTGGCGTAGTCATAGCTGCTGCCGTTGTAGGAGTAGCCTGTTACGGCCACGTTGCCGGCCCCATCTACGGCCAAGCTGGTGGGCTGATCGTAGCGGATGCCGCCTCCGGTGTAGCGGGCCGCCCATTCTTGGCTCACCGCCTCGGTGGCATCCAGCGTGGCCGTTGCGGCCAACGGAACTGCTGACCGCACGTGAGACTTGGGCCGCGCGCCGAGTTGCGGTAGGTGCATACCAGCTGAAGCGGCGCGGGACGCAGGCAACGCATGGTGCAACGCCGGCACGCCAGGAGGCAGCAGCATCGGCGCCTGCGTCATGGGGGCGGGTTGTTTGAGGGTTCTGCCAGACGCCGGTTGGTCTGGCTGGGCGTAGACGCTTGGCAAAGCCACGAGCAGCCCTACGGCCAACAGCGCACGGGTGAGTACTGGTTTCATAGCGCGTTAAGATGAAAGGTTGAGGAAAGGAAGGACGAAGCCACTAGGTGCACTAGGAAAAACCTGCACCACCATTTCAAGCTGCTGTCTACTTCACCTGCGTTGTGTGGTGCTAGCCACCCCAGTTCTCTCCACGCATCGTCAACAGCACCCAACAAGTCATTATATACCAGCCCAACGAGCGGAATAAGACACTTTCTGATTCTATATAAGCGTTGTTGAATATACTACTTTTTCAGCTGATACCTCACTCGTCGCCGCGTATTTTCAAGCAGACAAACGCTTTTTTGACGTGTAAAATCCTTTGGTTTCCTGCTTGCCTAGCAGCTACCCAACAGCAAAAAGCACCCGCAGAAAAAACCACGGATGCTCTTTACAGGATGACGATATGCAACAAGCCGATCGGCAAGACAAAACGACGACGACTTACCAGCGCGTAGTACTTCCTGACAGTTCGTACTCCAGAATACGCCTTACTATAGACAGGCCTTATAGCGAGTTGACGAGACGCTAGTTCAACCCTACTTTTCCTTTCATCGACTCGAAGAGCTTAACGGAATCAAAGCCTACGCCTTTCTTGAAGACCACTTCCATTTTCCGCACCTGGTTGATGTTCTGCTCCGGGTCCCCATCAATGAGTACTAGGTCGGCTTGCTTGCCTACTTCAATGGAGCCGATTTCTTTGTCGCGGCCCAAGTACTTGGCTCCGTTTAGGGTGCTGATTTTGATGGCCTCCACGGCAGTAAAACCAGCCTCCACCAGCAACTCTAGCTGCCGCCGGTTGGCATACCCGGCCACGGTGCGGCCCGCGCCGGTGGGGTCGGTGCCGGACACTAGCAGGCCCCCGGCATCATAGAACTGCTTTTCCCAGGCCATTTCTTTTTTAAACAGCCGCGTGCTGGCCGTATCCTTCAGCTGGTTTTGCTGCCAGGTGGCGGTTTCGCGCTCTTGCAGCTGCGGAATCAGGGCTTCCAAACCGCCCCCGAGCACCACTTCCCGGTTGGTGTAAGGCTCGAACACGGGCAAGGTAGACGTCAGCGCCACCCGTTTGGCAATCAGCAAACCAATTAAGCTTTTCATGGCCGGGCTACCCACCGGCAACTCCAGCAACCCCTTGCGGGCAGCCGGATAATCGGCTACGTCGGGGGCTTTGTTGGCGGCAAAGTCCGAGCTGGCCATAAACCCGTGCTCCAGGTTATCGATGCCCAACTCGGCCGCTTCGCGGTAGGTGATGGCGCACAAGTGGCCCGTTACTTTCAGCTGACGCGCGTGCGCCTCCCGCAGCACGGCGGTTAGGTCGGCGCGGGTGGCGTGCATGTACATCTTAAAGGATCGGCAGCCTTTGTTGGCCCAGAAGATGGTGGCGGCCGCTGCCTCCTCGGGGCCTTTGATGGTGTTCAGCGCCGGAATGTCCAGGGCGGGCTCTTCGATGTAGGGGGCGGTTATTTCCATATCGGGCCCGATGAGCTTTCCTTCCCCTATCATGCGCCGCACTGCCAGATCGGTCTGGGGCTCGATGCTGCCGGCAGTCCGGATGGTAGTGGCGCCCCCGGCCAGGTAGAGGCGCGGAAACGAGTACGGCATCTGCGCAATGTTGAAGTAGCCGCCTACCGGCATGGTGTAGTACAGGTGCTCGTGCAGCATCACGAGGCCCGGAATTAGGGTTTTGCCGGTGCAGTTGACAACCTGCGCCCCCGCCGGCACCTTCACTTTTTTAGTGGGGCCTACTTGCACGATGCGCCCTTGCTCCAGCACAACGGTTTGGTGAAGCTGCGCGGGCCGCCCGGTCCCGTCTATCACTTTGGCATCAGTCAGGGCAATAGGCCCGAGCCCTTGCACTTTGATATAGGTTTCCACTTGGGGCGTAAACTGCTGCGCCCAGCCCGTAACGGCCGCGGTAGGCAGGCAACACGCCGTAAGAAAGAAATGCAGTCGTTGGAAAGCAAAGGCCATAAGGGAAGAGCAACGTAGCGGGCTATACAGGCCCTAGTATACAACATCTGGCCTGACTGCCTACCGTGACGAGCGAGCCAACACAACTACACCGGCAACCGCCCTCGGCCGCACGGTACTCGCGGCCTTATGCTTTCTCTCCCACTGTCCACCCCTCGCGCGGAACGGGGGTCTGGTCGGGGCCTGGAATGAGGCGGTCGAGGACGGCGCCGGTGGTGAAGGCGTAGATGCCTTTGTGGAGCAGGTCAATGGCTTGCTCGTCGCGGGGCCAGGTCCAGGGCAGGGCGCCTATGCCAGTGGCATTCTCCAGGGTTTGGTCGTTGAGCAAACGCAGATTCATAAACAAAAACGAGCCCATCGGACCGCGGAAGCCTCGCTCAGCCATCAGGGCCCGCGCCACGCCCATCAGAATGCCCTGGCCCCAGTGCATGGTCCAGTTCAGGCCTAGGCGCTCTTTGTTGGGCTTGTGCGGCAACCCTAAGAGTTTTTCAAGCACGTGAGCAGGTACATAAGAATCTGGCCGCTTGGTGAAGCGCTGCTCTATCTTTTCGGCCAACGTCATGGCGGCTACTCCGGCAACGCCTGCTGCCAGCCCGTAGAGAATGTTTTTGCCTGTCATAATGCGTTTTTTGCTTGGCCTGCTTTCGCTGGGCGGTGGGTTAGGGTTTCAATGCGCGGATGCCCCGCAGCAGGGCTGATGAGCACCACGCCAGCAGACTGCTTTCACTGCTAGTTACGGCAGCTTCCGCGCGCAGTTTGAAAATAAAAGCCTACAACCACTTATTGATCAGCTTATTACAGCTCAGCTTGCGCGTTTACACACCGCGCACCCTCACAGGCCTGCTGTATGCCATAGAGGCTTCTAGCAGGAAGTTTAGTTGCTACGTTTTGACGGCAAGGAGAACAGGCTAGCTACCTGATTCCGTGGCTTCTGCGTCGTGGAGAGGCTCCTCGGTGTTGGGGGCATACACCATAACATAGGCGGGTGGCAAGTTCAACAGCACGTGCCCTTCTTCGAGCAGGTGAAAGAACTTTTCAAACAGCTTCTTATTCTGCTGGGAATACTGAAACAGAATCAGCTTGCCATCCGGCAGCAGCAGTTGCCGGGTGTGGTCGAGGATACGCCAGCCCAGGGTCAGGGGCAGCGAGGAAAATGGCAGTCCACACACCACATAGTCCGCGCCCTGGATGCCCAGCCGCTGCAGTTCCGGCCCGGTTTGGTCGGCGGAGCAATGCAGCACGTGCACGTTGGGTTGGCCCGCGTAGCGTTCTTGCAGGAGCTGCACAAACCGCTCGTTCACTTCCACCAGCACAAGCACTGTTTCCGGCCGCCGCAGCTCAACCAGCCGGTCGGTGAACACGCCCGTACCCGGCCCGTACTCCACAATGCACTTGGCACTGGCAAAATCAATAGGCTCCACCACTTTGTTGGTCAGCTCGCGGGAACTAGGTATCAGGGAGCCGACCGTGGCGGGGTCGCGAAAAAACTCTTCGGCAAACGAGGGCAAGGGCAACATAGAAAATAGCAGCTAGCGTAACAGGGCATCTGAACTGGCCCAGTTAGCTTGTACGGCCGTTTTTCGCCTAGGGTATAGTGTCCAGCTTGCCTTTCCGGCCGGCATACGCACAAGCCAAGCAGCCCAAAAGCGCTTTGGATAGCGTGCGCTGCCAGACAACAATTTGCTGGAACGGCCGCAACCGGCACGACGCTGTTGCGCCACAGCCGCTGGTGCGGCTTCGAGTTCAGGTAAGCTAGCCCACCCCTACCGCTACCTTCCACCGCAGCAACTGGCTAACAGCCGTGCACGCCCAGGACCCTTACACGAAGGACCCTGGGCGTGCATGGCCGCCTTCGTAGCAGCTAGGTAAGGCAGCACTACTACGCCAGCACAGATTCTCGCTGCCGGAGGCGGCGCAGCAGCGCCGTATGGTTGCCGCGCACAGCAGCTCGCACCTCATCGGCGGCCATGCGCCCCGTTTCGGCGGCGCCGTTCATGTAGCCTTGGTACCAGGCGCTGCAATGCTCGCCGGCAAAGAAGAGGTTACCAACCGGCTTGCGCTCAGCCCCGGCAATGGTGCTGAACTGCCCTGGTTTGTAGCAGGCGTAGCTGCCCAGCGTGTACGGATGCGTCGGCCAGTGCATGCGCTCGGCTCGCCCGTTGTAGGTGCCGCGGGCGGCGGGCCACACCGCTTCCAGCACCGGCAGGTACCGCTGCACCTGCGACTGTGGCGTGCCAGCGCCCACTGCCATACCTTCCTGCCCACCCAGGTACACCGTGTACGCCGACTGCCTAGTGGGTTGCAGTTGGCCGGAATCCCAGCCGGTCTGCACGGGCTGGTCGGTGAAGATGTAGCCGGTATCGCCTTCGGTGCGCCACGGGCGGCCGTTGAAACCCAGAAACAGCTTGGCATTGGTGCCGTAGCCTAAGTTGTGGATGGCATTGGTTTTCCAGGCTGGCAGGGCCAGTTGCAGATCTAGCTGCCGGAGCACCGTAAAAGGCAGCGTGAGCACCACATAGTCGGCCACTACCTCAATGGTTTGTGTGGAGGCCAACTCGAAGGTGAGCACATACTCCCGGGCGGCGTTCTGGGCTAACCGAGTCAGTCGGTGCCCGACCTTGAGTTGCCCGGCAAGCTGCTGCGCCAGGGCATCGGTGAGGCGCTGGTTGCCGCCCTGAATCTTGTACCGCTCGTCGCTTTCTCCGAAAATATCGAAGGCCCCCTTGTGGGTATCGGCCGAGAACAGCCACAAAAAGTTGATGGCCGACTGTTGGTTTACCTCCAAGCCATACTCGGTGAGGTAGGCTACCTCCAGCAGTTCCCGGATCAGCCCCGTCATGCCCAGCGTATCGAAATACTGCGCAATGGATAGCTGGTCGAAGCGGGCGGCGGCCGGCGTTAGGTTGTCGTAGGTGATGGTGTTGGGCAGGGCCCGGATGTCGGTGGCTACCTGGCGGGCATACGGTTGAAAGGCCTGAATTACCTGCCCCACGGTGTAGTGCCGCCCGTTGAAGTAGTAGGCGTCCTTGGTAAGCACCGTTTCGCTGGGGGCCTGCACGTCGTAGAGCGGCAGGTTGAACTCCCGCGCTAGTTGCAGCATGTCGCGGTGGCCGCTGTCAATAAACTCGCCGCCCAGTTCGGTGGTAAGGCCGGGAGCCATCAGGTCGGTGGCGGTGAAGATGCGGCCCCCAGTGCGGCTGCTGGCTTCATAAATATCGGCCCGCAACCCAAGCTTGCGGAGCTGGTACGCGCAGTTCAGCCCCGCTATGCCGGCCCCTACCACCACAATGCGCGGTTGCGAACCTTTCGCGTCGAAGGCAGTTTGCCCCGACAAAGATTCGGGCTCAACCACTTCGGTTTCACAGGCGGCGAGCAAGCCACCGGCCCCTACCAGCAACCCCATTTTGGTGGTAGTAACGAGGAAGTCGCGGCGGCTTTGGCTGGTAGCCATATCGGCTAGCTCGTGGGCAGAGGGTGCGCCCGGCTCGTTGGCAACCACGGCGAGGCCAAAGGCCCGTTGCAGGGCCCGCAATAGTGGAGTACGTGCTTTGAAATCAGGAGTAGTTGTTGGGTTCATATGCGAGAGAACTGGGTGGGAAAAATGAAGTACTAAGTTTAGAAAACTATAGACTTTATCAAGGCTGTAGTGGTATTTATTCAAGCCACTCAGACAGATACCTCTTGTCAACCGCTCATCTGCGCTATGCCCTAGGTTAACCAACGACGGGCACCGGTTTCGTGCTTTCAAGTTGATGGTAGGCGCGCACTGAGCACCATGCCACAGACCGTTTGCACCGGCAACGACCAGCACCGAGCTGCCGCACTCGTCCCGGCACCCGACAGGCGCACCGGCTCAGCTTGGTGCTTTTACCTGATACTCAACTGCAACTCCGTGAACCAACCGGCGGTATACCCCTGCACTATAGCTATGGTATCAAGCACATGAGAAAGAACGAGCTACGCAACGCAACTGTGGTAATTACGGGCGCTTCCAGCGGCATAGGGCGCGCTACCGCGCTGGCATTTGCTCGCCAGGGCGCCCGGCTGGTATTGGCAGCGCGGCGCGAAGCAGTACTGCACGAAGTAGTGCTGGAGTGCGAACAGCTCGGCGCTACCGCCTTGGCCGTACCCACTGACGTGACCAATGCCACGGCCGTACAGCACCTCGCCGAAACGGCCGCCAGGGTTGGGGGTGGCATTGATATTTGGATCAACAATGCCGGGGCCGGCGCCATCGGGCCCTTCTCCACCATTCCGTTGGCCGTGCATGAGCAGGTGATACGCGTCAATTTATTTGGCTCCCTGTATGGGGCCTACGCCGTGCTGCCCTACTTTCGGCAGCAAGGATACGGCACCCTGCTCAACGTTATTTCCTTGGGGGCCTGGCTGCCCGAACCGTACACCGTGGCCTACAGCGCCAGCAAATACGGTCTGCGGGGCCTCATGGACACGCTGCGTACCGAGCTAACCCTGGAACCCAACATCCACGTCTGCGACGTGCACCCCGCCTACATCGATACGCCCGGTTTCCAGCACGGCGCCAACTACACGGGCCGCCTGATCAAGCCGGCCCCGCCGGTGTTTCCAGCCCAGCAGGTGGCGGCGGCACTTGTGCGCCTGGCGCAGCACCCTCGCCCTACCACCATGGTAGGCTGGAGCGGCCCCGGCTTGCGCCTACTCTACCGGCTGGCCCCGGCGGCCACTCGCTGGAGCAGCATGCGCCTGCTCAACTACTATCTGCGCCAAGCCGAGCCCGCGCCTATTACGGAGGGCAGCCTTTTCACACCCACCCCCGCCCGCCACGGCACCGACATTTCCGGTGGCTGGCGTCGGCCTGCTTCTGCTTCCGGCGGCGCTAAGTGGGTGGGGGCCGTGGCGCTAGCGGCGGGTGCGTATGCGTGGTGGCGCTCCCGCACACCAGGAAAGCAAGCAACCTGATTGCTCCACCTACTCAGGTCAGCGCAGAGCGTAGCGTCCACAATAGAGTCGAGTGGGCTAGCCTGCGCATTCTGCGCCGCATGCCCCTCACCGATGTGCTAGTTATGCTACTCGTGACGCTCGTAACGGCTATTTCGCAGAACCTTTGGCTCGGTTCAGGCTTTTACCGAGAAATTCGACGTCCAGACCGACCCGACCAACGTGGTAGTGGGCTTTCGCGAGAGCCGCGTAGCCGATATGTTCGGCATTGATGCTCCACACAAACTCACCGAGCGGTATCAGCGGGTAGGCAAAACGCTACGCCCGCGCTACCTCAGCCCCGATTGCCGCCAGTTGTTGCACAATGCCGGGGCCCTCGTGAAAGTTAATATCCTCGAAGACCCCGACTACCGCGTGGCTACCGACGCCGGGTAAAGCACTTCGCTGGGCTGTCCGGGACTCGCGTACACGCCCGCTACATCAGGGCAGCTAAACGGGGCGACTCCAAGATAGTGGCTCGTTTAGCTGCCCTGACGTGTTTTCTATTCTTCTCATTTTTAGCGCACGTTACCGGGTTTAACCACGCGTACTGGCACTGAGTGGGCTATAGCGACAAACACCCAAATTATATATTTCTGATTGTCATAATTCATATATACGTTTAGACGAAAGCAGCCTTATCCACAGAGGTTGTGTCATGTCCACTCACCTTTACCCTATATCTATGAAAACATGCTTTACGCCAACTAGCTGCCGTCCTTTGGTCGTGGCTGCGTTGCTTGCGCTGCCTGGCTTAGCCGCAGCCCAATCCACTCCGCTGAACAGCGCCTTGCAGCAGCTCAGCGGCCAGTACACCAAGCTTGGCCTCACCCAGGCCGACGTCGCCAACCCGGCCGTCACCAGCTCCTACACCGATGCCGATGCGGGCGTAACGCACGTGTATTTGCGGCAGCGGTATCAGGGCATTGAAATTTATGGGGCGGAAGCCGACATGCACCTCGACCGCAACCAGAAGGTGGTGGCCCTGAACAGCGCTTTTCTGCCCAACGTAACTAACGCAGCCCGGGCCGCGGCCACAGCTCCCACGCTCACCTCAGTGCAGGCCGTAGCCGCGGCAGCACGCGTGCTAAGCTTGCCTGCCCCTAGCGGCTTGGCCATCACCAAGGCAGGTACGCCCGCCGAGGGCATGGTCTTTAATGAAGGCGGCATTTCGCTGGACCCCATTGCCGTGAAGCTGATGTATCAGGCGCGCCCCAGCGGCGAGTTGGTGCTCGTGTGGGACGTAACGATTGCGCCCCAGAAAGGCGACCATTACTGGAATGTGCGCGTGAATGCTCAAACCGGCCAGTTGTTCGACAAAACCGACTTCACGGTTTCCGAGCCCGTCGACTTTCAAGAACTAACGCAGCGCGCCCTTTCCACGGCCGCCTGGCCTCAGCCGCAAGCTACCAGCCCAACGGCTACGCCTAACAGCTACAACGTGTATCCGCTGACTGTGGAAAGCCCCATCTACGGTCCCCGGCAACTGGTAGTGAACCCCGCCGACCCTACGTACTCGCCCTACGGCTGGCACGATACCAACGGCGTAGCAGGAGCCGAATTCACCATTACGCGCGGCAACAACGTGCACGCCTACGAAGACCGCGCCAGCCGCAACGGCAACCCCGTGGGCTACAGCCCCGACGGCGGTGCCGACTTGAGCTTCGACTTCCCCTTCGATCAGACGGCGGCGCCCCTAGTGTATCGGGACGCGGCCATCACCAACCTGTTCTACTGGAACAACCTCGTGCACGACGTGATGGCCTACAAAGGCTTCAACGAAGTGAGCGGCAACTTCCAGGTCACCAACTACACCGGCACCGGCCTCGGCAACGACGACGTGCGGGCCGAAGCTCAGGACGGCGGCGGCGTCAACAACGCCAACTTCTCGACGCCCGTCGATGGCCTGCGCCCCCGCATGCAGATGTACCTCTGGCCCGGTGGCTTTGGTAGCATTACGGCTCCAGCCACCATTGCGGGCTCCTTATCGATGCGCGGCACGGCGTACGGCCGTACGCTAACCGCCACTGGCCCTATCACCGGCAACGTGGTACTCGCCAACGACGGTTCTTCCAACCCACCACGCGCCTGCGCGCCGCTACTCAACGGAGCCGCCATCAATGGCAACATTGCGTTGGTGTATCGGGGCGGCACTTGCTCCACACCCACCAAAATTCGGAACGCCCAGAATGCCGGGGCCCGTTTGGTACTGATTTCCGATAGTATTCCGAACACGGCTATTGCCAACTACGGCGGTGCTACCGACACGGTGGGTATCCGCATCCCATCGGTAGCTATTTCCAAAGCCGATGGCGACAAAATCAGAGGCGCTCTTACTGCGGGCGTCACGGTTACGGTGAACGTGAACGGTATCACGCGCGACGGCGACTTCGACAACGGCGTAATTGCCCACGAGTACGGCCATGGTATCTCCAACCGCCTCACCGGCGGGCCTGCTAACTCCAACTGCCTCGGCAACGCCGAGCAGATGGGCGAAGGCTGGAGCGACTTCTTCGGCTTGTGGATGACCACCAAGCCCGGCGACCAGGGCTTCACGCCCCGCGGCATTGGCAACTACGTAACCGGCGCCGCTACCGATGGCTACGGCATCCGTCCGCAGCGCTACTCCACGGACTTCGCCGTGAACAACCAAACCTACGCCAACATTGGAGTAGCCCCGTACACGGCTGTGCACGCCATCGGCTCGGTATGGGCTGCTACGCTTTGGGATTTGAACTGGAAGATGGTGGAGAAGTACGGCTACAACCGCAACCTGAAAGCGGCTACCGGCGGCAACAACATCGCCCTCAAGCTGGTAATGGACGGCCTAAAGCTGCAAGTGTGCCGCCCCGGCTTCCTCGACGGCCGCGACGCCATCCTGCGGGCCGACTCGATCTACAACAACAAAGCCAACACGTACCAGATCTGGCAGGTGTTTGCCCGCCGCGGCATGGGTGTTGATGCCGTGCAGGGTTCTAGCAACCTGCTCACCGACCAAGTGGCCGGCTACCTGATTCCGACCCGCGTGCTGGCTACCCAGTCGCAGCAGCAGCGCGACCAGTTGCTCGAACTGTATCCAAACCCCGCCAA is from Hymenobacter tibetensis and encodes:
- a CDS encoding amidohydrolase family protein, whose amino-acid sequence is MAFAFQRLHFFLTACCLPTAAVTGWAQQFTPQVETYIKVQGLGPIALTDAKVIDGTGRPAQLHQTVVLEQGRIVQVGPTKKVKVPAGAQVVNCTGKTLIPGLVMLHEHLYYTMPVGGYFNIAQMPYSFPRLYLAGGATTIRTAGSIEPQTDLAVRRMIGEGKLIGPDMEITAPYIEEPALDIPALNTIKGPEEAAAATIFWANKGCRSFKMYMHATRADLTAVLREAHARQLKVTGHLCAITYREAAELGIDNLEHGFMASSDFAANKAPDVADYPAARKGLLELPVGSPAMKSLIGLLIAKRVALTSTLPVFEPYTNREVVLGGGLEALIPQLQERETATWQQNQLKDTASTRLFKKEMAWEKQFYDAGGLLVSGTDPTGAGRTVAGYANRRQLELLVEAGFTAVEAIKISTLNGAKYLGRDKEIGSIEVGKQADLVLIDGDPEQNINQVRKMEVVFKKGVGFDSVKLFESMKGKVGLN
- a CDS encoding class I SAM-dependent methyltransferase, producing MLPLPSFAEEFFRDPATVGSLIPSSRELTNKVVEPIDFASAKCIVEYGPGTGVFTDRLVELRRPETVLVLVEVNERFVQLLQERYAGQPNVHVLHCSADQTGPELQRLGIQGADYVVCGLPFSSLPLTLGWRILDHTRQLLLPDGKLILFQYSQQNKKLFEKFFHLLEEGHVLLNLPPAYVMVYAPNTEEPLHDAEATESGS
- a CDS encoding flavin monoamine oxidase family protein encodes the protein MNPTTTPDFKARTPLLRALQRAFGLAVVANEPGAPSAHELADMATSQSRRDFLVTTTKMGLLVGAGGLLAACETEVVEPESLSGQTAFDAKGSQPRIVVVGAGIAGLNCAYQLRKLGLRADIYEASSRTGGRIFTATDLMAPGLTTELGGEFIDSGHRDMLQLAREFNLPLYDVQAPSETVLTKDAYYFNGRHYTVGQVIQAFQPYARQVATDIRALPNTITYDNLTPAAARFDQLSIAQYFDTLGMTGLIRELLEVAYLTEYGLEVNQQSAINFLWLFSADTHKGAFDIFGESDERYKIQGGNQRLTDALAQQLAGQLKVGHRLTRLAQNAAREYVLTFELASTQTIEVVADYVVLTLPFTVLRQLDLQLALPAWKTNAIHNLGYGTNAKLFLGFNGRPWRTEGDTGYIFTDQPVQTGWDSGQLQPTRQSAYTVYLGGQEGMAVGAGTPQSQVQRYLPVLEAVWPAARGTYNGRAERMHWPTHPYTLGSYACYKPGQFSTIAGAERKPVGNLFFAGEHCSAWYQGYMNGAAETGRMAADEVRAAVRGNHTALLRRLRQRESVLA
- a CDS encoding SDR family oxidoreductase, producing the protein MRKNELRNATVVITGASSGIGRATALAFARQGARLVLAARREAVLHEVVLECEQLGATALAVPTDVTNATAVQHLAETAARVGGGIDIWINNAGAGAIGPFSTIPLAVHEQVIRVNLFGSLYGAYAVLPYFRQQGYGTLLNVISLGAWLPEPYTVAYSASKYGLRGLMDTLRTELTLEPNIHVCDVHPAYIDTPGFQHGANYTGRLIKPAPPVFPAQQVAAALVRLAQHPRPTTMVGWSGPGLRLLYRLAPAATRWSSMRLLNYYLRQAEPAPITEGSLFTPTPARHGTDISGGWRRPASASGGAKWVGAVALAAGAYAWWRSRTPGKQAT
- a CDS encoding T9SS-dependent M36 family metallopeptidase gives rise to the protein MKTCFTPTSCRPLVVAALLALPGLAAAQSTPLNSALQQLSGQYTKLGLTQADVANPAVTSSYTDADAGVTHVYLRQRYQGIEIYGAEADMHLDRNQKVVALNSAFLPNVTNAARAAATAPTLTSVQAVAAAARVLSLPAPSGLAITKAGTPAEGMVFNEGGISLDPIAVKLMYQARPSGELVLVWDVTIAPQKGDHYWNVRVNAQTGQLFDKTDFTVSEPVDFQELTQRALSTAAWPQPQATSPTATPNSYNVYPLTVESPIYGPRQLVVNPADPTYSPYGWHDTNGVAGAEFTITRGNNVHAYEDRASRNGNPVGYSPDGGADLSFDFPFDQTAAPLVYRDAAITNLFYWNNLVHDVMAYKGFNEVSGNFQVTNYTGTGLGNDDVRAEAQDGGGVNNANFSTPVDGLRPRMQMYLWPGGFGSITAPATIAGSLSMRGTAYGRTLTATGPITGNVVLANDGSSNPPRACAPLLNGAAINGNIALVYRGGTCSTPTKIRNAQNAGARLVLISDSIPNTAIANYGGATDTVGIRIPSVAISKADGDKIRGALTAGVTVTVNVNGITRDGDFDNGVIAHEYGHGISNRLTGGPANSNCLGNAEQMGEGWSDFFGLWMTTKPGDQGFTPRGIGNYVTGAATDGYGIRPQRYSTDFAVNNQTYANIGVAPYTAVHAIGSVWAATLWDLNWKMVEKYGYNRNLKAATGGNNIALKLVMDGLKLQVCRPGFLDGRDAILRADSIYNNKANTYQIWQVFARRGMGVDAVQGSSNLLTDQVAGYLIPTRVLATQSQQQRDQLLELYPNPANSELTVKLPVSSKTPVQVSVVDMLGKTVQTSATPSSELQRGLRLNTTALAPGLYIVQLRSDAGSFTKKVLIQH